The following proteins come from a genomic window of Triticum aestivum cultivar Chinese Spring chromosome 6A, IWGSC CS RefSeq v2.1, whole genome shotgun sequence:
- the LOC123128940 gene encoding F-box protein PP2-B10, producing the protein MEEACEIARLPEELLSAALARTSPRDACRAAAISPAFRAAADSDAVWAGFLPPGGLPPLADGELAAPAPPSSKKELFLRLSAGPALLQDKLVSVWVDRETGAKCYMLSARNLFIVWGNTPEYWTWIPLQDSRFSEGAQLRHVCWLEIRGKIHSNLLSLDTTYTAYMVFKKTDDFYGLAFPVQEASVSVGATNLTRKVCLQHNNDDDDGDGDNDDDDDYDDCGMPENYWSMRRNGLHKENVALPQQRTDGWMELELGEFFNEGGEDGEVSISLTEAKGGNWKSGLIVQGIEIRRKKSG; encoded by the exons ATGGAGGAGGCCTGCGAGATCGCGCGCCTGCCGGAGGAGCTCCTCTCGGCGGCGCTCGCCCGCACCTCCCCGCGCGACGCCTGCCGCGCAGCCGCCATCTCCCCGGCCTTCCGCGCCGCGGCCGACTCCGACGCCGTCTGGGCCGGCTTCCTGCCCCCCGGCGGCCTCCCGCCGCTCGCCGACGGGGAGCTGGCTGCCCCCGCCCCGCCCTCCTCCAAGAAGGAGCTCTTCCTCCGCCTCTCCGCCGGCCCCGCCCTCCTCCAGGACAAGCTCGTG AGCGTGTGGGTGGACAGGGAGACCGGCGCCAAGTGCTACATGCTGTCCGCCAGGAACCTCTTCATCGTGTGGGGGAACACGCCCGAGTACTGGACCTGGATCCCACTCCAAGACTCCAG GTTCTCCGAAGGTGCTCAACTCAGGCATGTTTGCTGGCTCGAGATCCGTGGGAAGATACACAGCAACCTGCTTTCCCTGGACACAACCTATACCGCCTACATGGTCTTCAAGAAAACTGATGATTTCTATGGGCTGGCATTTCCGGTCCAGGAGGCATCGGTCAGCGTTGGAGCAACCAACTTAACCCGCAAGGTTTGCCTCCAACATAacaatgatgatgacgacggcgacggcgacaatgatgacgatgacgactACGATGACTGTGGGATGCCCGAGAACTACTGGTCCATGAGAAGGAATGGCCTACACAAAGAAAATGTCGCACTCCCTCAGCAAAGGACCGACGGATGGATGGAGCTGGAGCTGGGCGAGTTCTTCAACGAGGGGGGTGAAGACGGCGAGGTGTCCATCAGCCTGACGGAGGCCAAAGGTGGGAACTGGAAGAGCGGCCTCATCGTGCAGGGCATTGAGATCAGACGTAAGAAATCAGGCTGA
- the LOC123131319 gene encoding uncharacterized protein — translation MARVRCPRDPDGAPARGLADLSARTEFEDDGTDKLDIVDRCINSLHEKRRSTREAGMEGLVGLLEGFIPMDRIDYRCLTIFFRCRASLNTGSAREALLAYRAIGLLALTVGDNADCSKEILTSTLQLPTLMKTLRAPSGDAKVVAALNCLAIVTFAAARRPEDVEPSIRAIWGVIRLSRADNRTNPVVLITALSAWALLLTTLGDLRTYPYAWKEATIPFRDLAELLNTDDPALLMASGEALAVCAELSLMQHATPEDMETLGIKVSDLASGTHGNDKKLTGQIRAMFQQIAAIMKRGQCSYEELIPTTWRQRCVLMVSKWARLAQLNFVKRFLGKAFIKHLHGNPLFRESSFNNVAANETSDLPVKKSKQHKFGREKQYTAALKRDRMISWESKNDFLLL, via the exons ATGGCGCGCGTCCGCTGCCCCCGTGATCCCGATGGCGCGCCCGCTCGTGGCCTAGCCGACTTGTCTGCCCGCACCG aATTTGAAGATGATGGAACAGACAAGCTGGACATAGTGGACAGATGCATCAACAGCCTCCACGAGAAGCGGCGCTCAACGCGCGAGGCGGGCATGGAGGGGCTCGTCGGCCTCCTCGAGGGCTTCATACCGATGGACAGGATCGACTACCGGTGCCTCACGATATTCTTCCGGTGTAGAGCCTCCCTCAACACGGGTTCCGCAAGGGAGGCCTTGCTCGCTTACCGCGCCATCGGCCTCCTCGCGCTCACCGTCGGCGACAACGCCGACTGCTCCAAGGAAATCCTGACAAGCACGCTCCAGCTCCCCACACTCATGAAGACGCTACGAGCGCCGTCCGGCGACGCGAAGGTGGTAGCTGCTCTCAACTGTCTCGCCATTGTCACTTTTGCTGCCGCACGTCGCCCCGAGGACGTGGAGCCATCGATTAGGGCAATTTGGGGCGTGATCAGGCTTTCCAGAGCTGACAATAGGACCAACCCCGTGGTCTTGATCACTGCCTTGTCCGCGTGGGCGTTGCTTCTCACCACCCTTGGTGACTTGAGGACGTACCCATATGCCTGGAAAGAGGCAACGATCCCCTTCCGCGACCTCGCCGAGCTCCTTAACACCGACGACCCGGCCCTCTTGATGGCCTCTGGCGAGGCGCTCGCGGTGTGTGCGGAGCTCAGCTTGATGCAGCACGCCACTCCAGAGGACATGGAGACGCTCGGGATCAAAGTGTCCGACCTCGCAAGCGGCACCCATGGGAATGACAAGAAGCTCACCGGGCAAATTAGGGCCATGTTCCAGCAGATCGCCGCCATCATGAAACGAGGCCAGTGCTCATATGAGGAGTTGATACCGACGACATGGAGGCAGAGATGCGTGCTCATGGTCTCCAAGTGGGCACGGCTAGCACAGCTCAACTTTGTAAAGCGGTTCCTAGGCAAGGCTTTCATCAAGCACCTCCATGGCAACCCGCTCTTTCGGGAGTCCTCCTTCAACAATGTCGCTGCCAACGAGACGAGTGACCTACCCGTCAAGAAGAGCAAACAGCATAAGTTTGGTAGAGAAAAACAATATACTGCGGCTCTTAAGAGAGATCGCATGATTAGCTGGGAAAGCAAGAACGACTTCCTACTTCTTTAA